The genomic region GGGCATTAACAGGCTGTCTGTGGTAATGAGGGACCACCAGGCGTCACTGAGTTACAACACTCCCTGCCACACAATGGCCACGCCATTTATACATACAAATCACACCAACTTAAAGCTTGCGATTCATACTCTTTTGGCTCAAATCTGTGGGTTTTTTgtgcagttatttatttacgtGAGTTTTTGATCTGATTTGACCAATTTTCAATATCTTTTATCCTTGCTGTTCACTCTCAAAACTGTTACCGGTGACACAGTTTCAAACAAATAGCGATTAGAGATGATTACAAATGCAATATACTCCTGAGGAGAATTCCTAATGAGGCAGTCAAAGCTCATCTCAGACCATGCCCTTTGCCTCAATCCATAAGTGTTCCTGGCTGCCACCTGCAACCTTGAGActccctcttctctcccccCGTCTCTTCTCCATGTCTGCCAATAATAAGGAGCCAGATGAAGTGGcagtgagaggaaatgtttaccATCAAATTAGTTGTGTCATCTCTAGGATCTGTGATGCAAGCCACAGAGAGGGATATCAATGCAATCCATCACGCCATTGATTCCTGCAAGACAAAAGATTCAAATTCACGGCATAAAAGGTTTTCGTTAAGAAAAGTCTGTCATTCTGCAGCGAGTCACTGTTTGGGACAAAGGTAGTTTTCTGAGGAACTATAGAACCATAACGCTTTATGAGCAACGACTGCAGAAGCACATAGAAAAATACTTTATCTGGTGACAAATTTGACTGAAATCTTGCCTTTTACAGCTCATTACACGTGCTGTGGTTATACCTGCCTTCCACGATACTCTGGAGATATTTAACACCCAAAAAGGAGAAGTTTGAAAACGCTGCTGGCTCTGTTGTAGTTTGAAAAGTGCAGGGCTGCGAATTAGTCTTAATGGGCAGAAAGAAATACTTGATGCAGTTACCCACATTCACATCCTGGCTTATTGGCCGCGAGTCCACTTTGATCAGCTTTGAATAAAAAGTTGATGACCTAGTCATCGTTCGAATGAAAGAAATGTGCTTAAtttttcactgttgttgtttttctttctttgtgttgtgaGCTCCCCGTTTACAttgacacaaacatgcagagcaTTTTCATCACTTTTACAGAAACGTGTCTTTAGTAGTGTGGACGATGTCGCCCCATGGTTCATTGTTAACTCTGTTGTGTTGGTGTTAAAGGAAGCATTTGTTCCCACCACTCACTGCCAGTAGAGATATCTGTGCGAGCCTTGGCCAGGTGTTTAAATTCAGTTTGGACACTTGCCAGTGACTTGTATTGGAATTTAAATCTTCATGCAATGGAGTCTTGTGTATGCTACTGGGGAAAATTTATAccctgtagttttttttttttcttttctgaagaCAATAAAATTTGACATGTCACTAACACCCACACATCAGTCTTCATCAGTCCAAGTCAGAGTGGAACTGTAAATCTAGCCTATATTTGGGATGTTAGTATAATGATGTATGGTAATAGCTAAAATAATAGGATCATATGTCTCAGTATGACTGGGCCATATCTTTACCTGCCATGCCACTCAGTGCCCATGCTCTGCCATCATCTCTGAATACTAGCACACGAGGGGGCTCGTTAGCCTGCTATTACAGATGTGACAAGCACACCATAATAGCCCAATTATCCCAAAATGCCAAATTTTACTCCAAAGGAAAAGGAGTGTGTAGTGATTAATGGTGAACACTTAAGGGGAAGAGTTAGACAACGCTGTTGGATAGGAGAAAATATGTATCAGGCTGCCGCCACTACAGATGCTTCCTCCCCCTGACAACTGCAATTCATTTGAGATGCTATTAACATGCATAATTATGCTAATCAAGCAGTAATTAAGTGCCAATTCATCAGAGACCATTTTTTGTCTGTAATTTCATCAAGCATGGCTGTTGTGGTTTGTgggtttcccccccccccccccccccatgcataTTTCTGTATACAATATTGCTCAAATGAGGCGCTCTCATTTCATCCAACATTTCCTTTCCTGTATGCtcctgaagtttgtaaacaggATGTGGTAGAGATCCATTCATAGATCCATTAACATACCCCCCCGCCCGCCTCGCCCCCGCCCCTTTCCAAAGTCAAATACTAAGAGACTCTCATCAGCCGCAGCACACAACATACCACTGggtttttactcagtaacattTCATGAGTTTAATCCTCATACATGCTGTTATcgcccccccccaaaaaaaaaaagaaaagatgaataaTACAGAATGTCTTCTATGGTATACATGATGTCACTACTCCTCTGAGTCAACATGGCAGGTGAAATGTTATTTGCAATGGCATTTCTTCAGTCCAGTTTCACCCAGAGAGTCAGACAGGTGTTCTTATCGGACAGGAAAGCCTGTGGTGATGCACGTCAGTCTTGATCACCCTTGACGATGGCCTTAGGTAAGAAATCTGCTTCCGTCCCTCTGACCTAGGAATTCTTTCGGTTTCAGCATTTATACTAGTTTTTGCAGCAGGAACAAACAGTCACACGTTGAAGTGGACAGTTGAGAAAAATGCTTGTAGTCACTCAATTATAATTGTTTTCGATATCCTTTTCTTTGGCGATGGTAGAAATTTTAATTTTGCTGTCACGTGCCATCAAAATGGCCTTGTTGTGTTTGCCTCATTGTCCTGTCATTGTATCCAGATCCTGGAGTCCTGTTACAGCAATGTTTAATGAAGGCAGTTCATCTGGTATTCTGTAAAACCACGTCTTACCCCAAAATGCTTGTGGTTCAATGACAAATCCAGTGGCCAAAAATAACTGTGACAGAGTCAttgtatttagctttgtataCTCACTACATTgcagaacaacacatttgtagATGTTCACACCTAATTGCAGTTGTAAAAGAAACTTGCAccacacattaacacatactGCGACACTCAGCCATTAACTGTTGTCCATCAATAGCCTCCTAATCACTGCTTATTGGAAATTAGGAAGTGAGGAAGTTGCACATTAATTACACTCTCATATTATTTGCTCAGTATAAACCTCACTACAGTACGAACCAGtagtataaatataatgatattTATATGCTATCACAAATGAGTGCAATTAAGAGGTTCTTCTTATTTTTAAGTAATGGATTACATCTTAAAATACATAGAGGTCAACTCAGACGCAGGTTCTATTCTCATTCAGTGCTGAGGGAACGTCGTCAGACAAACATCCCTTTGGAATAAACTAATAGTTGTTGGCAAATCTTGTCTCAATATGAAGTGCTACCAGATTTTCtaaaaaacaatgcaatgtTGACTAAATGATCAAAGTAGTGACATCATGCTCAGTTATGTGGTCTAGATGACAGTTTAAACATCTCATATAGTGACTGATCACACACTACTCTACAATCATGTCTCACAAGAACTCCCAAAAACACGCATGACGAGTAATACAGGGAATATTCAGCAAAACCAGAATTGATTTAGGTTAGGTTAGCTTTAGTGCACTTTCGAAGCAGATCTGTACGTGTTCTCTTCTACCTGTTTTGatcttgtctttgttttgtactttttcctcttctccatGAAGAACCACTGTTGCCACTGTCACACCATCCCGGTCTCTGAGTGGCCGGGAGTTATTGCAGGTCAAATTTCTAGCACGCTGAATGAGATCGGCGCCTGTGATGTGTCGGGGAGGCATTGGTGGGTTCCCGCAGCCCGCgtctttaaatatttcatactTCATGACTGCCATCTGCCAGTCCAGAGCTGATTGGGGCGGTTGCTTATGGTTTGTGAAACGACGACAGCGAGTGGATTGTGAGGCTGAAAATCCCTGCAGATCATTCAAGAGCATTCATAGCCGATGAATTTGcaagtacatttttatcagATAAGGCTGCGACAGAGGATGCACTCAGCACAGAGTGCATCCTCTGTCACAGGATGAGATGGGCTCTGAGGTTTGACGGGGCAGACGAAGGCTCGTGAAGACGGCTGGCTGCTCCTTTTGACGGCGTGTCAGGGTTGGCTGGCAAGTTGCTTTGCTGCGTCTGGTTGAAGCAGTCATCATTGTGGCAGGCCTGTCAGAACAAACTGGTGTGCTGGAGACAGATACAGTTTTAGTGGCTGGATGCAGAGTATGCAACACATGCGCCCGCCCTAACACGGAATATGTTCCCCAAACTGGCAAGCTGGTGGCAAGTTAATGACAGGAACGGCCAGTGACATCATGAGAAACATGATGACACTCTGCTAAAGACATCTGAGTGAGTCCACAGATCAAACAGACAGGGTGATGACTTCAGGCTCAAACACAGTGGCGACTAGACTGCAGCCTCAGTGTTAAAAGtctgtttatttcatttcatgaaaGATTTCATAACAAACCCACTCATGAGGAAGGAGATGATAATTAaattgagagggagagaaatggaACAATGCATTGCCTTGAGGGTGTTTACCTTGCATCACCGACGAAATTTCATTTTTGATGTATTCAAATGCATTGACACAGTGGGAGAATAATGTGTAATCATTAGGAGAGGGTTTGCAAATTATTTATGTAATGTAAACCATTATAATTTActtccatgttgttttttttccccttccactGCCATTAACAAGTGACTTTTAAAGCAATAAACGTCACAATTGCTTtaagttaattaaaacaataGACACCATATTGAAAGATAAGATGCCAGTCACACCACCGTCTCCTGCACGCAGCAATTTACTGCTCAAGTGTAATGAGGGAGGGGTGACACAAATAATAGCTATTAAACTGTCAGCTTAGTGGAGGCTGGATCACATTACTGGAATTAACTAAGATGCCCTATTATAAACACTTCCATCCTCTCCCAACACAGGCACgcgtgcacaaaaacacacccgcccaaaatatgcacacacaatgGACAAGACGATATAAACATGGctacttttgcacagtacttaACTACTTTTACTTTTCTCAACACTATAACATGTGTCCGTCTATAACTTTGGcttgaaatataatataatttaatataataagaTTTTATTCAAATACAGATTTGTCTGCTTTCTATGGCCAAACTCCATCGGCGACCAAATCAAATTGAGCCCATATTGGAATAAAGAAAGCATGTGAAATATTTGTTGCTGGCAAGATGCACGTCTTCTAATGTGTTTGGAAGTATAATTATAAATGTAGAAATCTATTTCAACAGGCCAAACTTTTTACACACGTCTAAGGCCTAAAGCAGGGCCACCAAATAGTGAATTTATTGATGATTTGAACCCAAAAacgcaaaataataataatgaaaaatgcatGAAAGACAGTAAAAGGCAAAAGACACATCCAAAGGCAacactgacatctgctggtCTGAGTTGAGGAGGTACGTATGTCTAAACCCTCAGGCTGCCTCTTACTATAATGTGTCAGATTATGATGTTATTAATACaacattaatatataaaaaaaaaaagtcaccctATTTGTATTCATGTCATTTACACTGACACTTTATTTACAATCCCAGTCCTCACTCTGGTGTCACTCTGATTTCCATTTCACTTTGATCAATTGAGTGGTGCTCCACACTTATCAGCAGGACTAATTTATTTATGAACCTGCCATTTGTAATTATTGATCAGGATGTTCTCCGTTAGGGAACTAATGATATGCAGAGGTAAAAGATTCCCTAATTATTGTGTTTGGTTTAattgagggtgtgtgtgtttgtgcgcctGCAGGAAGGTTCAGAGGGGAACTGACTGTTGCCCCGGCTGCCACACGAGCAGACACGCCAGCACAATCCGCCTCCGTTCATTACAACTGCAACTAATGAAAAACAGTGTTGTTTATTGTTAGACTTTGTTAAATTGTTTGTGGTAAATGGAATAGTCCTTCCACTACCTTATTTTTACAGATATAGTaacagcggtagaagatgaagtGAGCATGTGTTTCATTGACCGTGTGCAAATAGCAAGTCTTTAGCAAAAATCCCAAGATTAATTAAATTAGCCTTTGCggtgttgtatttttttaagaGATTTTACATCACCACCACTTAACCCTGCTATAAAATTTTCATTCAGGAGTCTGCGTTACAGTCAAATTAATTATTCACAGGTTAAAAAGAGCAATGTGGTTCTTTTATTTGGTCTGACCTTCTCATAAAGaccattatttacttttaaataccACAAATGACACACGGTACATCGCGTCATGGTTGTTGTTGAACACTGAAATTGCCACAGTTATTACATTTCAGAAGATTTAGACTCATCACCACTCAGTGAATAATAACCTATATTAACTCAATTTTAGCAGTCAGCTCTACTAAATACACATTGTGTGTCACAGAGGGTTTTGTGACCAGtccaaaactgtttttaaagaaGCTAAATATAAATTTAAGTTGTTAATATTCAGCAATAAAGTGATCACTGattatttcatataaaaacagACTGCATCAGTCTTGTGAGCAACATTAAAGCAGCTTTTGAAGAACTTCTGTCACAATGGACAAAACctcttttttaattatgtgcattttttttttgaccagaaGAGGGCAGTATTGAACCAACGATTCATCTAAATTCCTTATGTTGCTGCAAAACAATATActaaatgaatacaaattatTTTCCATCATTTCCTCCAAATGCAGTATGATACGATAAATATGGTAAATATGATCAAACCACTTTTTAAACTTCCTCTAAAGAATTCCCAACATGGCTTTCTGTTGACACACTGTTTATTATATTACTGTCAACTTGAAACAAGTCAGGACGTTTATagaacaacaccaacacgctgTATTCAAAGGTGCAGAGCAGTTTAATTAATGTACCATGAAAAGTATTCAAACTTTATGTCACTCATAGATTAAAGTGAAACAGCAACACTTAGGGTAACCAATGTCAAACATACTGTAGAGTCAAACCAGGTATTTAACAAGATAGAAGGCATCGATATCCTAAATCTACAGATACAAAATGGTCAAGTAAAGTAAAGTTCAATGATTTTTTTGAAGCAAGTATAAGCTTTGGAATCTGATCGTGTAAGGAATGCAGAGAGCAGCTTTCATTAGACAATGCACACAGTGTCCTCATTCATAATCTTTAGGTGAACAACGTGCGAGCGACAAACAACAATGACCAACAGTAGCATGTGCAACGCGTCGTCTTTGTCGCCCATTCAGCAAATCATCACACTGTTGCATCCTGATTGAGTTTCTGCGTTCAAATCTTCACTGATTCACATAAGTCACTAGTGAGAGGGCAGCGATGGCGAGTCTGGAGCTAGTATTTAAATTATTCTTTGAAGCCATTGGCCTCGACCTTAGTCCCAGTCTGCTCCCGCTTCTCAGCCTGTCTGTCCAAGCTGGGGCTGAGGCCCTTGAATGCTGCGGAGTGCGATCTGGAAACTCCGTTCACCGACAGCGCTCCACCGTCCGTGGGGCAAATATAATCCGCGGATTCGTCGGGTTTCCTCTTTCTCAGGTGACTGAATTGGGTGAAGCCCAGCTTTtttggctgtaaaaaaaacacaaaacaatccCCATTAACCCGTTAATAATTCCTTTTTGTGCTGTGAACAGACGCAGAACTCTTTGATTTGTTTCGTACCTTCACTTTGGCAGTGGTTGTGAGGGGAACGTGGCCTGTGGCATTGCCGTACTCCCGCTTCTCCTGTGTGGCCTGAACCCCCACCAGGGTAGAGAAGGCAGTGGCAAGGTGGCGACGGAGCAAAGTCTTCTGAGGAGGGATATTTAGCAGCAGGGCCAGAGTTTCTGCGGTGAAGCGTGGCTCAAGGATCTACAGAAGAAGGAAACAATTCATGTCTACAGACATGTAATACAAAAGtgctaaataaaatgtatacaatACTTACAATCAGGCCGCCATGGACACCACTGCCCCGTAGATTAGGAGCGTACTCGGCTAGATCCACTGCTCGAAGCCACTCCATCACACGATGGTTAGACCACTGCACCACCTCTGAGGGACTGGGCTGCTTCTTCAGCAaggtgaaaaaacacacactcaattccattttatttataatgacccTTTTGGAAACTCTGAACTAGAAGTGGATAGTTGATTTAAACAATGAGGGAAGAGAAATGGCTCCTTCTTAACATTTAACATGCATCTGGCGCCATCTTGTGGGCCATTGATGTGATTTCATCTGTTCACCATCTATGAGCAGAGTCTcagtaaaacacttttttataaaatgtctttCATGAATATTTCCTCAACGTTTAGTGttaacatttgacaaaatgacaaaatctaAGCGACACAGTCCACAGTACAGTATCAGACACCGGCGTCTCCGGTCCGTGTGGACTTACCTCGTCGCCTGGCCTACGGCGAAGACAGTGAGGGTTGAACTTGTTGGCATGAAGGACGTGAATGGCACATTTGATACTGAGGTGATGCAGCTGGCTGGTAACTTTTAGAGTCAAGAGGTCATTCTGTAAAAAACAGCGAGAGAAGATCAGTGAACCTACAAGTTCATGgtattatattgtgttttttaaatcatgaaaaactCTTTGTGAATTATTCTGGATGTGCTGTTGCTGTAGCAAATTGCACGTGATGAGAAATGGACGAAGTGTAGTGCAGCTTGAAAAGTGAAGCGCAAGAAGTAGGATGGGAgttagcagttagccaccagggggcgactcctctGGTTACAAATAGAACTCTGTTTGagtggaagtctatgggaaaatgagcctacttttcacttgatttacaacttGAGCAAAggttttcctgaggagttaatgtctCAGTTGCTAGTTTCTGGTCTTCTACAGCatgtgatgtcaattttgtaaataatttttcccatttagaggaaaatacatGATAAAGCACGGCAAATATAAGTGGACACCAGTATGACTgacagctatatatatatatatatatatatatatatacatatacatatatatatatatatatatgtatatgtatatgtatatatatatacatatatatacatatatatatatatatatagtaagtCATCAAAGTAAGGCTGTTTATTAAGGTaaaaatgtactgcatgttgTTTTAGATCTAATAAACCTATGCCAGGCCTCCACATTGACAAATCTTACAGCACATGCAGGATTTAGGTCTTACCACTGTGAGGTATTGTATCATTCGACCGTCTACTCGTGCCTCATGGAACTGGTCTTTATACTGAGGCAAACCAATGTCATCCAACCAGCCTGCACAGATGAAAAGACTTGTTAATACACAATTGCTGCAATGGTCCATTTAAGATAAGGAACTTTTTAAAGCTACATTTCCATCTTTCCtcttagttttcttttttggttcTTTATTTTAAGACCTGCTTTAACTCGCTATGTAAAAGCATCTACGGGTTTTAACTGTCCCATGTAAAGAGAGTCTTACGGGTGACCCAGATGTGGTCCAGCTCTGATGATTTCTCTATAACTTTGGTGGTGAACGCCCTCAGAGCCAGCTGGAGCTTTTTCCTGTGCAGAGGATTCTTCAGACCCATCTCCTGGAGACAGATGGGACACAAATTGGTATTAATTTGGGTAAATAATCAGTGGTTTGCCTACATAACATACTACTTTATTAATAATAGTGACGTGTATCCGACCTTTGTTGTGAGGTAGCAATAAAATCATCTAAACATCATTACTAATGTTTGGTTTCAAGAGACATTTACTGTCTTATTTTATAGTCTGACCTTTTCAATCTCCTGAGGTGAAGCAGACAGAAGTGTTTGTCCGCTGTCGACCCACTGTCTGGAGAGACTGATGTACTGACCCAGCCCATAATCCTCGAGCCAGCCACACACCTGCTCCTTGGTCCACTGGCTGAATGGAATATTCATATcactgagacaaagacaaaggggACACGTTAGAGGCTGAAGTGGCaaagttttaaaatgataatagtTTAGGAAAGTCACCTTTTTACATCTCACATTGGTTAAGCTAAAAGTAAAACTCTTTGGTGAAGGGAGTGGTGAGATGAGAGCGCTTAACTCGATTATACATAAAATGCCAAATTATAAGAATTATAATACGTCTCTGATGTAGAACCATCAAAATACAGTCCTGAAGAGTACTGAGCTAAATGCAAGCGCTTTACCGTGAAGAGTCATAAGATTCAGGAGTCCTGGTCAGTCTGGGTCCAGCTGTGGCACGTAGTCCCCCTCTCCTAAACTGACCTGCATCTGGATCTGCTGACTGAAGCCCTCCAGATTGAGTTCTCCTTAGTCTGTGTGGACAATAATAAACATTCTGACACTGCTTTCATCATGAAAACGTATTAAGTTTTTTGTTAGATCCATTATTCTGGCAGTTCTGGTACAATATTTAGTATATAtctcataaataaaatatggtTTTAATAAACCTTCATAACAACTgaacaatataataaaatgatttatttaaacttatatactgtatgctggCAATGTAAGACAGTGCCTTTCATCATTATCCTTCTAAATACTGATTCATTTGTGTTGACATGTTTCATCACACTCACTTTCCCCAGAGTCTCTTGAAGCTCCTGTTGTTCTTCATGTATTCTGGTGAGCCCACGGTTCGTTGGCCAGGCTGTGCATTCGCTTCAGAATGAACGGGGGAATTACTACTCGAAGCGCTGTCATCGGCTTTCTCCGACTTTCCTGTGCGAGGTTACAAACATTTGACAAACAATTGAGGCAATTCTCATTTGACTGTCAACCCCTACCTACACAGAACTTTAAAACAAGGatatgtcatatgataaaatcCACATGTATTAAAACCAGATCAACAACCAATCAGTTGATTCAGACCACATGGAATGATTTGATGGCTTAAGCCAGGGTTGTCAAATATATGGCACGGAGGAGGAATTTGTGAAAATTCTGCGGTATAattagaatctaatcataaAGTTAAATACCATATTGACTCGCCTCGACTTGACACAGCACAGTCATTTTGAAACCGAAACTGaaatttttctcaagaaatggcaggttgttcatgttttgtaaaaagatacttcattaaatgtaaatcaaaGGGAACAATTTGTTGTTTATAGTTTatcatgctattattttactggtccggcccattTGAGATCATATTGCACTGCATGTAGCCCCTGAACTAaagtgagtttgacacccctggcaTAAGCCATTAACAAACCATGCACACTCTGCTCATCGCACATAGtcacacattttaacaacaaGCCAGAGAGATACAGTCAACACCTCTGAAGAGTCAATAGCAGAATTCATTTCCGCGAAAAATTCCCAGTTTCGCGACAGACTACAACTTCCAGTGTTTTGCAGCTTTGCTGAAACAGCCGATGGGAGGAGGGGTGGGATGTTTCCGTTGCATGCATGCTACTGCTAACTTTTCCAGACTTGGAGCCAAATGGTGCGTGTTTGGTGGTCTGCCTTTTCACAATGCTCTAttcagagggagagggagcaggGGCGCTACAGACCATTGAGTTCAGCAAATAATTCATCCGTTAACgttccataaaaaaaaagaatgggcTCGAGTTGAAATGTGCAAGGTGTGATGAATTGGATATAGGTTGCGCTCGGATTTCCCTCCGCGACATTACTTGGCCGAGAGAAATCAGGGTGGGGCTCAAGTTAAAACTGGCCAGTAAAACCGGGGGAAGGGCGGAGCCGAGGAGAATGTGGTcagccagagaaagagagggtgTGTTTGGTGAGAAAACGCCTATCCCATCATCCAGCTGCTGCATTAGGAGACTCTACAATTAGTTGTGATCAAAGGTGTAATGGTCTTCTGGTCAACTGAGAGCGGTTTGATTCAAATATGAATTCTGCCTTTGCTCACGGGAATTACTACCCTCACAACTCTTCCAAAGGAAAGACTAATCCTCTATGTAGTGTTATTATTATCCCGCACTATCAATCACATCATGACCAATACAGCCTGAGTTCATTTGCGTGGatttactttgactttgactgGAGTCTCCGTCTTCGCTGCCATCTGGAGACCTTTGGCTCTGGatctcgctgctgctgctgctgctgccccccaACCCGTTTTGCTCCGACAGTGAGGACTTGACAGGCATCGTCTGACTTCTGGAGCCACCGAGACCGCTCTGCATAAGCCGTgcagagacaaaaataacacGCAAATGGTTATCAAATTAAATGCAAATTCTGTCAGGCATTCATCATGTGGGACATCATATTGGAGCTTGCAAGTAGCAAATATCTGATGAAGAGTTGCAATTTGAAGTTTTTATATTAACCAAAATGAACCTCAGAATGACTAAataatcacattattattacaactcAAAATCTGTGTTAttcaggaaaagaaaatcagggCCTGTTTGTCTATATCTCTGTTCTGTTTAAGTAGGATAGCATGGCCCCAAAGATACATCGATCACAGCCTATAATTTAGTTATTCTTGATATTTTCCTGTAGATACATAAAGCTTAAACAGAGAGGGCAAAAACACAACTGACAGACctgtaataaagtaataatgaCAATGAAATTGATTGCATATCAGATTTTTCATTATGATTTAAACAAACCTTTGGTGAAGTTCCATTTGTTAGATTGTTCATACTGTTTGATAGTGTCTGAGATTCTGTTCTGGGAAGATGAaagcacaaaaatgtcagtaaaagtgAGCAAAAACATATCAaatgtgtggatggatggatggatggatgagaagCTGTGTCAGTACCTGTAATCACTGTCCTTCTGACCAGATGTGAGTGATGTTTGACGGGAGGAAGAGCTGTTC from Solea solea chromosome 5, fSolSol10.1, whole genome shotgun sequence harbors:
- the ppfibp2a gene encoding liprin-beta-2 isoform X1 gives rise to the protein MASNASHMLETALQQMDDIIAGKIGEVLFSDALHSEGQDYQSTESTQHQCPPPPADPALRALQLAEALGEALRGEEEQVNPRQQVSSDTASVILKWLLHKCQVNVNSNSNSDSYQERLSRLEGDKESLILQVSVLTDQVEAQGSKISDLENSLVEHQHKLNSTEEMLQQELLHRTSLESQKLSLMGEVSYLKLKLADMEGKQSHGAERQQKAETVVNFISELQEQMCRFQEEINSKIQEKKASESPAESGSPAVGCTETTEGKGPNPGVNLNLDELQDGSDESAHNLEEGSSDAEQQCHYGGESGLLKELRSLKVKVEHLEDQKLQYEKKLKATKAEIGSLQQLLLSKNAEIESLHTQLLARPSLSTESPERDEIYRRRLNAKYQELQRLKIGMKSLVAANDEKDRRIEELTLLLNQCRQFREVTHTTKQAPPAVHLLSNGRTPSSSSEEEEQVLLKNTDSSSAKSEDVKSEVSTNSSSSRQTSLTSGQKDSDYRTESQTLSNSMNNLTNGTSPKSGLGGSRSQTMPVKSSLSEQNGLGGSSSSSSEIQSQRSPDGSEDGDSSQSQRKSEKADDSASSSNSPVHSEANAQPGQRTVGSPEYMKNNRSFKRLWGKLRRTQSGGLQSADPDAGQFRRGGLRATAGPRLTRTPESYDSSRDMNIPFSQWTKEQVCGWLEDYGLGQYISLSRQWVDSGQTLLSASPQEIEKEMGLKNPLHRKKLQLALRAFTTKVIEKSSELDHIWVTRWLDDIGLPQYKDQFHEARVDGRMIQYLTVNDLLTLKVTSQLHHLSIKCAIHVLHANKFNPHCLRRRPGDEKQPSPSEVVQWSNHRVMEWLRAVDLAEYAPNLRGSGVHGGLIILEPRFTAETLALLLNIPPQKTLLRRHLATAFSTLVGVQATQEKREYGNATGHVPLTTTAKVKPKKLGFTQFSHLRKRKPDESADYICPTDGGALSVNGVSRSHSAAFKGLSPSLDRQAEKREQTGTKVEANGFKE
- the ppfibp2a gene encoding liprin-beta-2 isoform X2, whose amino-acid sequence is MASNASHMLETALQQMDDIIAGKIGEVLFSDALHSEGQDYQSTESTQHQCPPPPADPALRALQLAEALGEALRGEEEQVNPRQQVSSDTASVILKWLLHKCQVNVNSNSNSDSYQERLSRLEGDKESLILQVSVLTDQVEAQGSKISDLENSLVEHQHKLNSTEEMLQQELLHRTSLESQKLSLMGEVSYLKLKLADMEGKQSHGAERQQKAETVVNFISELQEQMCRFQEEINSKIQEKKASESPAESGSPAVGCTETTEGKGPNPGVNLNLDELQDGSDESAHNLEEGSSDAEQQCHYGGESGLLKELRSLKVKVEHLEDQKLQYEKKLKATKAEIGSLQQLLLSKNAEIESLHTQLLARPSLSTESPERDEIYRRRLNAKYQELQRLKIGMKSLVAANDEKDRRIEELTLLLNQCRQFREVTHTTKQAPPAVHLLSNGRTPSSSSEEEEQVLLKNTDSSSAKSEDVKSEVSTNSSSSRQTSLTSGQKDSDYRTESQTLSNSMNNLTNGTSPKSGLGGSRSQTMPVKSSLSEQNGLGGSSSSSSEIQSQRSPDGSEDGDSSQSQRKSEKADDSASSSNSPVHSEANAQPGQRTVGSPEYMKNNRSFKRLWGKLRRTQSGGLQSADPDAGQFRRGGLRATAGPRLTRTPESYDSSRDMNIPFSQWTKEQVCGWLEDYGLGQYISLSRQWVDSGQTLLSASPQEIEKEMGLKNPLHRKKLQLALRAFTTKVIEKSSELDHIWVTRWLDDIGLPQYKDQFHEARVDGRMIQYLTVNDLLTLKVTSQLHHLSIKCAIHVLHANKFNPHCLRRRPGDEPSPSEVVQWSNHRVMEWLRAVDLAEYAPNLRGSGVHGGLIILEPRFTAETLALLLNIPPQKTLLRRHLATAFSTLVGVQATQEKREYGNATGHVPLTTTAKVKPKKLGFTQFSHLRKRKPDESADYICPTDGGALSVNGVSRSHSAAFKGLSPSLDRQAEKREQTGTKVEANGFKE
- the ppfibp2a gene encoding liprin-beta-2 isoform X3, translated to MASNASHMLETALQQMDDIIAGKIGEVLFSDALHSEGQDYQSTESTQHQCPPPPADPALRALQLAEALGEALRGEEEQVNPRQQVSSDTASVILKWLLHKCQVNVNSNSNSDSYQERLSRLEGDKESLILQVSVLTDQVEAQGSKISDLENSLVEHQHKLNSTEEMLQQELLHRTSLESQKLSLMGEVSYLKLKLADMEGKQSHGAERQQKAETVVNFISELQEQMCRFQEEINSKIQEKKASESPAESGSPAVGCTETTEGKGPNPGVNLNLDELQDGSDESAHNLEEGSSDAEQQCHYGGESGLLKELRSLKVKVEHLEDQKLQYEKKLKATKAEIGSLQQLLLSKNAEIESLHTQLLARPSLSTESPERDQELQRLKIGMKSLVAANDEKDRRIEELTLLLNQCRQFREVTHTTKQAPPAVHLLSNGRTPSSSSEEEEQVLLKNTDSSSAKSEDVKSEVSTNSSSSRQTSLTSGQKDSDYRTESQTLSNSMNNLTNGTSPKSGLGGSRSQTMPVKSSLSEQNGLGGSSSSSSEIQSQRSPDGSEDGDSSQSQRKSEKADDSASSSNSPVHSEANAQPGQRTVGSPEYMKNNRSFKRLWGKLRRTQSGGLQSADPDAGQFRRGGLRATAGPRLTRTPESYDSSRDMNIPFSQWTKEQVCGWLEDYGLGQYISLSRQWVDSGQTLLSASPQEIEKEMGLKNPLHRKKLQLALRAFTTKVIEKSSELDHIWVTRWLDDIGLPQYKDQFHEARVDGRMIQYLTVNDLLTLKVTSQLHHLSIKCAIHVLHANKFNPHCLRRRPGDEKQPSPSEVVQWSNHRVMEWLRAVDLAEYAPNLRGSGVHGGLIILEPRFTAETLALLLNIPPQKTLLRRHLATAFSTLVGVQATQEKREYGNATGHVPLTTTAKVKPKKLGFTQFSHLRKRKPDESADYICPTDGGALSVNGVSRSHSAAFKGLSPSLDRQAEKREQTGTKVEANGFKE